From Bradyrhizobium erythrophlei:
GCGGCTGCTGAAGTCTCTATTCCTGAGCGGAATAGGGTCTAGTCCGACGGCCTCGCTACCCTCCATGACGATCTGCTTTAGGTTCTTTCGCGTGAGTTCGATCCATAAGCCCACGCGAAACCCAAAGGGGTACCGACCATGTCGCTGCAAGCCAAACTCGATACGTTCAAGGCCGATTTCGAAGCCGGCAAACCGCCCTACAGCGTTTCTCGTTCCGTGATCGAGACCATGCATCGCGCCACCGCCGAACTGATCGCCTCCGGCGCTGCGCAGCGTGCCAAGAAAGCTGGCGACGTGGCCCCATCGTTCCTGCTGAAGGATCCCGAGGGGAACATCGTCAGCTCGGACGAGCTTTTGGAGAAAGGCCCGCTGGTCGTCAGCTTCTATCGTGGCGTCTGGTGCCCCTATTGTAACATGGAGTTGCAGGCGCTGGAGGCCGCCAAGCCGGCGTTCGACAAGTACGGCGCCTCGTTGCTCGCAGTCTCGCCGCAGACCGTGCCGAACAGCCGCAAGTCGATGCGCCAGAACAAGCTCACCTTCCCGATCCTGTCGGATGCGAAGGGCAAGGTCGGTGCCGCGTTCGGCCTGCGCTTCGAGCTGCCCGACTATCTGGTGGAGCTCTACAAGGGATTGAAGAACGATCTGCCCACGTTCAACGACGATCCGAGCTGGACCCTGCCGATGCCGGCCCGCTACGTGATCGGCCAGGACGACACCATCCTCTATTCCGAAGTGAACCCCGACTACACCCGCAGGCCCGCGCCCGAAGAGATGATCCCGGTGCTGCAGCGGGCCGCCGCCGTCAAGGTGTGACGACGACGATCAACCACTCGAAAAGCGCAATTGCGATCCCGTCGCGCTTCCCCCGAGGCGGCCGATGGGGCGCACGACGCAAAGCGACCATCGGCCGCTGTCACTCAAACCGACAGGAGACAACAATGAGCACACTATTCTCGCCGCTAAAAATTGGTCCCTATCAACTCGCCCATCGTGTCGTGATGGCGCCGCTGACGCGGATGCGCTCTGATCCAGGTGACATTCCGAGCAACCTGATGGTCGAGTACTATTCCCAGCGCGCGTCGAAAGGAGGCCTCATCATTTCGGAGGCGACGCCCGTGTCGATCCGCGGCAACGGCTACGCCGGCGCACCGGGCATCTATGCGGACCGTCAGATCAAAGGATGGCGGCGCATCACCGAGGCCGTTCACGCCAAGGGCGGCCGGATCTTCCTGCAGCTGTGGCATGTCGGCCGCCAGTCGCACACCGATCTGCAGCCCAATGGCGAGGCGCCGGTCGCGCCGTCCGCGATCGCGGCAGAAGGCTATGCCTATACCAAACAGGGCGACGTCCCGTTCTCGATGCCGCGCGCGCTCGCGCTCGAGGAGATACCCAGCATCATCGAGGAGTTTCGCGCCGGCGCCGAGCGCGCGCTGCGCGCTGGTTTTGATGGCGTCGAGATTCACGGTGCGAATGGCTATCTGCCCGATCAATTCCTCCAGGACGGCGCCAACAAGCGCACGGATGAATATGGCGGCCCCATCGGAAACCGCGCGCGCTTCCTCCTGGAGATCACGCAGGCTGCAATTTCGGTGTTCGGCGCCGATCGCGTCGGCGTCCGCATCGCGCCGAACGGCACCTATGGATCGATGTCGGACAGCAATCCCGCAGCTACCTTTGGCTACGTAGTGACCGAGCTAGATCGGTTGGGCATCGCCTACCTCCACGTGGTCGAGCCGCGCATCAAGGGCATCGAGGAGATCGGCAAGGGCCAGGCTCCTATCGCCGCCCAGCACCTGCGGCAAAAATTTAGCCGCACCCTGATCGCAGCCGGCGGTTTTACTGGTGAGAGTGCCGCGGCCATCGTTGCGGCAGGCGACGCCGATCTCGTCGCGTTCGGTCGCCACTTTATCGCCAACCCTGACCTGCCCGAACGGTTTCGGCGCAGTTTGCCTTTGAACCGCTACGACCGCTCGACGTTTTACGGCGGCGACGGGCGAGGCTACATCGACTATCCGACGCACGCCGACTTGGCGACGGCGGCAGTCTAGTTTCGGACCGAAGCTGCGGCGCGCCAGAGCACGGCGCGCCCACACTGGTCGCGCATCATGCCATAGCTGAAACAGACGACCGGCGGCCTGTCGGTGTGCTCGGCTATTAGGACGAACGAAGCTTTGACGGAGTGATTAGTCTTATTCCTAACGGGAATGGAGACCTGTCCTCCGAAAAGGGTTAGTCTCTCGCTCAATCGTTCATCGGGCTGAGGCGAATCTGAGTATTGCAAATGTGAGCGTTTGTATGAGGCCTCACTTCCATTAGCCATCATTTGAACGCGGAAATGGGCGGCAGGCTCGCCTTTAAGGGCGGCACGAAGAGGTAACAGCTCAAACCGGTCTGCGACGGAGAGTCGATGATCCCAAGCTTTGATGAGCCATCTCATAATTCGCCTTTCACCAAGCAGCACGGAGGCGCCCCCAGAAGAGGTTCAATGCGTATAAGCGTCCTTCAAGTCACCGACGACCAATGCCGCGCGGAGGCGTCGAAAAAGAAAATGGGAACGAACGCCATCATGGATTTTCATTTCGAGTCAGGACGCGGTCCGGGAATATTCGACAAGTTGTCTGTTTGCCCGCCAGCGTTCAATACCGGGCTGTGTGTACCGAAAACTTAAACACGGGCGTAGTGGTGATGAAGTCCGCCAAGGATGGCGCGTGAACTGATCACACCGGTTCGCTGAACCGGGCGAGACACTGGTGTATCCTTGTTCAAGGATCGATGAGTTCTGACGCGGTTGTAATAGTCCGCATAAGATCGCAGGATTCGGCGCAAATGCATCTCGCCCAAGACAATGATGTGGTCCACACACTCACGTCGGATCGATCCGATCAGCCGTTCGGCAAAGCCGTTCTGCCAGGGCGAGGCTGGTGCGGTAGGCTTGTCCCGGATGCCCATGGCGCGCAATCGGCGTGTGACGATGGTGCCATAAATGCGATCCCGATCGCGGATGAGGTAGTCCGGAGCCTCATCCCAAGGAAACGCCTCCGTTATTTGACGTGCAACCCATTCTGCCGTCGGATTTGCTGTGACGTTGATCCAGACAAGGTCTCTGCGGTCGAGCCGGACAATGACGAAGGCATAGAGCAGGTCGAAACCGATAGTTGGAACAACGAACAGGTCCGTGGCGGCAATGTCCGGCGCGTGGTTACGCAAGAAGGTTCGCCATCCCTGGCTGGGTGGCCCCCGTCGTTTGACCATGTACTTGGCGACGCTCGACTGCGCGATCTCAAACCCGAGCTTGAGCAGTTCGCCGTGGATCCGTGGCGCACCCCAAAGCGGATTTTCCATGCTCATCCGCCGGATCAATACGCGCAGCTCCGTGTCGATCCGCGGTCGCCCTCCCTGTGGGCGCGACTTCCAACGCCAGTAGCAGCGAAAGCCGGCCCGATGCCAACGAACGAGCGTCTCGGGCCGGATGATCGTGAGGACCTGCAGGATCGACGGAACCCAGCGGTAGAGCTGGATAAAGAACCAGCGATCATTGTTCGTAAGCCGGACGCGACCATGCAGCTTACGCCTCAAGACCATCAACTGATGTCGAAGCACCGCGTTCTCAGCTTCAAGCCGTAACTTCGACTTGAATGGAGAGGCTAGGACGGCCAGAACGTAACAGAGCAGCCCGATCATTCCGCCAGCTTAGGCGATTCCATCACGTCAGCAACTCGGAAGAGGTTTTCGGTACACACAGGCCTCTATCTTGAGATTTTGTCTTTAAGTGAAAGTACTGAGACACTGACCCCTGAGGGCTGCGGTCTGTTCGTCACGGCTTGGGCGCCATATTCGTCCTGGTGCAGCCAGCCATGAAAAACGGGCACGCAAGTCGATAAGGCGCGCAAGAACCGCTGCGTCACCTGATTTCGTGCGAGGCAGCATCGCTATGAGCGGCCGAAGACGCGAATGTTCATCAGTTGATTCCAACTCCGACATACCGCTCCAACCCCAGAGCGACTGCATGCTGCCTGCGTTTCCCGATTTGCGCAGAACAGAACTCATTCCCAAATATGTAATGCAAAACTCGCGAAATCAGTACGTTTGTTGATTCGCGTAATGAATGACCACAGTTGGCGCGCAAAGCGGCCGTTCATACGCAGACAGCATCCAACGACGGGCGCGACCCAGTCGTCATGTCCCCCTTCGCTGCCGTTCACGAAGCAACCTTGGCGACGCCCATCTGCTGGAGCAGTGTCAGATTATCTTCGATATGCCAGTTGTCGATGATGCGGCCGTTCTGGGTCCGCTTTTGGTAATGCCAACCCCATCTTGCGCGTCGCCATTGCCGCATTCGGCGCTCCGTAACGGCACACGAAGTGTACGGCAAGAACTGTTCGGCACTCCCGCGCTTCACGAACTGATCGATGTCATGCGTGTGACGCTCGGGGGAAATGGCGTAATTGCCGTGCCATTACGCCTTTTCGTAATTGAGGACACTCAAGATCGGATGGGCCATCTGACTCCCAAACAGCAAAAGGCTCGGAATCGATATCCGTTCCCGTTTGAGGCAGTCATCAATCCGATCTGGTACGCGACTTCCCCGGAGATGGTGATCGAGACAGAGGGGTGTCTCAGCATTCCCGGTTTTAAGGCGGACGTTTGCCGCTACTAGGCGATCGAGGTTGAAGGATTTCAGGCGAATGGCCGGCGGAAAACTTGGTCCGTCAAAGGATGGCCGGCGCGCATCTTTCAACACGAAAGCGATCACCTTGACGGACGGCTGCTTACCGATTGCATGCTTCCAAGAACGCTCACTTCGACCGAGCCGCACGGTACAGGTGCTTCGTCCAACCTACTCCAACGCCTCGCCATTTCGATCCAACCGCCCAAGGAAAAATGAAGGGGATTTGTGTGAATCGATGTGACCCCTCACTTGCCGCGAGACGCCGGTAGCCGCGCGATCATCGTGCGCAGTGTCCTTCGGCACTTCTCGGCTGGTGCCGATCTCGATATTTTCGATAAGCGCGCGGAGTAGGGAGAGTCGATCTAGCCAGTGAAAACCGACGTTTGAACGGCGTCGAAGATCTTCGCTTCATGGAATTGCTGCCGATGCCGTTGATCGCGAGCGTCCATGGACCTCAACCTGTTTGGCCGCACCTGGTTGGTGAATCTTAGTTTCGATTCCCTCCGGCTACGTCTCGCGCATTGGCTATGTGTTCGCGCTGCCAGTTGAGCCATTCTAAGAATGATTAGAATGTGGCGCCGCGAAATTACGGCCGTAACCGTATTCTCCACGCCAGTGATGATCCCGTAACTGCCAGTCGTCAAAGCTTCGCGCCTGTTCAGGGAGAATCTTATGTTGCCGAAATGCCAATCCTCTTCGTCGCCTTCGTTGGGCGCCTATCAGCGAACCCTAACCACGTCTGCGGGCAGTCTTCGAACGATGCTCGTCGAGCGCGGGCGCCGGGAGCGAGAGATCAAAAAGGCCGTCGCTGCCTTGGCGAAACTCGATGACCGGACATTGCGGGATATCGGCATTCCTCAGCGGTCGCAGATTGAGCAGGTCGTGAGGTACTGCCGTGATTGCTGACGTGGTCAGCTATGCAATCGCCGCATTCGGCTTCATCCATGCAGTGCTTGGCTTGTTCGTCTCCGACTAGCCTTGAAATTCATTCAGCGCGAGCGAGGGTTGAAGGGGTGATGCGCTTTCGGCTGCTGCCTCGGTGGGACGGTCAAGACGTTGAAGCGCCACCAGCAACGCCGCGCATCCGTGGGCTAGAAGTTAATGACTCAAGGCATCTCACTTCTTGGTGACGGGAGGGGAACATGAACGCTGACCGGTTAATCGAAGAATGGAGGCAGCAGGGCCGTGTTCTCGAGGTCGAGGGGGCGAACACGGTCTTGTGGCGGATGGGCCAGGGAGAGACCGTTATTTGTGTTCATGGGGTTCCCACTTCTGGCTTTCTTTATCGAAAGCTTCTGCCGGAATTGGCCAGCCGCGGGTTTGAGGGGATCACTCTTGATTTACCGGGATTAGGTCTTGCCGATCGGCCGGCCGATTTCGATTACAGCTGGAGCGGGTTCGCCACGTGGTATCTGAAAGCCATCGACGCGGCAGGTATAAGAGATTTTCATTTTGTGGTTCACGACATAGGGGGGCCTGTCGGTTTTGAAATCATCCGGCGCGTTCCCAGTAGAATTAAGTCGCTCACGGTTCTCAATACGCTCGTCGATGTGAGCCAATTCCGGCGGCCGTGGGTCATGGAGCCTTTTGCCTGGCCGGTCGTCGGCTGGCTTTGGTTACAATCCGCGCGAACTCCGATGTTTTACGTTCTCAATAAAACGTTCGGCACGCGCAACATCAGCAGAGCAGAGTCCGCTGCTTATGCCCAGCTTCTCTTGGGGCCAGATAGCGGACGAGCGTTCCTCCAGATTATGCGGAGCTTCGAACGGACCCCCGCTTTTGAGCAGGGTATCAAGGCCGCTCTGAAGGCGCGAAAATTCCCGGCCCAGATCATTTGGGGCAAGGATGATCCAGCTTTGAGAATGAAAAAATACGCACCTTATTTGCTGAAGGCTTTGGATACCGAAAGCTACCAGGTGGTTTACGGAAAACATTTTTTGCAGGAAGACTCTTCCCCCGCGATTGCGTCTTTAATCGCCAGATTGACCAGCGCGTCGGGTAGTGCTGCGGAATCGCCGTGAAACCCCTCATTGCGAGCTTCTACAGCGCACTTCGTGACGATCGCGGCAGTCGAGATGGGCGTCGAGCGTCCGCTGATGGCGGATATTGTTGAAAAAGTCTTCTTGCGGCAGGGGACTCAAGTTCTCCGAGCCGTAGGCGCAATGATCGATTAATAATGTGGGGGACTACACCGCCGCGGGCCAAACTCACAGGCGATTCCGGTAACGGATTTGCGGCGGCATTGATCGACGATTGTCGCTTGTTTCGTCCTTTGGCGGAAAATCAGCCGCAGGGCTTTTTTGGGGCTTTTGCAACAGCATCGGCAAAAGCGGACACTCAACCGCAAACGAAGGCTCATGACTAGTAGCGAGCGAACAGAGACCTATCCGAATCTCTAACTGGTGGGGAATTGCAAGCAATACGGTCGCGTGGAGGCTTCGCGTTTCCGTAGCAGCGCCGTCTCGCCTAGTGTTCGCCTCGTGTTTGTTCGCTGGCCTACAATCGCAACCGTTTTCCCGAGACTGAAATAGCGCGGTAGCGCGGCCCGGCCAATTTGGTGCCTGCCATCAGCAACGGGAGACCAGCCAAATGAAAGTGACCCCAGCAGGTGCTTTGATGCACCAGGTGCAAACTCGGCCAAAAAGTGCGGCATTTGTCTTTCACGAAGAAGTGTGGACCTACGAGCGGCTTGCGGTCGAGGCCGAAAGCCTGGCGCGCGGAATGTCGGTACGCGGCATCGGGCCGGGGGATCGCGTTGCCATTCACATGGTGAACCGGCCCGAAATGATCGTCGCCTATTATGCCTGCTTTCAATTGGGGGCGATCGCGGTACCATTGCGAACCGCATTCAAATTCGCTGAACTCGCTCCCATTCTGCGCCGGCTGAGACCGGCGCTCTACCTTGGTGAAATGAGCCTTTACGATAATGTCGCCGCGGTTGACGCCTCGATCCTGGCGCTTGACAAGCGCTTTGTCGTCAAAGGAACCTTCGAGGACGACGGTGTCCAGCCGTGGGAAGCCCTATTCGACGCCCCCGGTAACGAGAGTTTGTCGACCCCACCGGGTTCCTATAAACCATCGGTTCTGATCACCACATCCGGAACTACCGGCGAACCCAAATTCGTCGTTCATACGCCGGCGACACTGGCCGAAACGACGGACCTGCTGATCAGGAATTGGGGATTGTCGGACGGCGATATCATGATCGAGCCCTTGCCGCTGGCGCATATGAGCGGGCTCATCACGTCGCTCGCCTTCATTCAGTTCGGCGCCCTTTTCGTCCTGCTCGAAAGTTTTGACGCGGATATCGTCCTCGACACCGTCGAACGCCATTGCTGCACCTGGTTGGCCGGTTTTCCGGCCCAATATGCGGCAATGCTTGGGTGCCAACTGGCCCGGCCGCGCAATCTGAAGTCCTTGCGAATCTGCCTGACCGGAGCGGATACCTGTCCGGTCGATCTGCAGGAGCGCGTCACCGCGACCTTTGGCGCTCCGCTCTACAACGTCTGGGGTGCAACGGAAGTCGTGGGATCTCTGACCTTCGGCCTGCGACCCGGACCGGTCGTGCGGGTCCCCAAGGGTGCGCGGATCCGGTTGGTCGATGCAAAAGGCGCAGATGTCGGCAACGGTGAGGTTGGCGAACTCCTGATCCGCGGCGGAAACGTCTTCGACGGCTACTGGAACGATCCGAAAGCAACCGGCGAAAGCCTGAGGGCCGGCTGGTATCACACCGGCGATCTGATGCGGCGCGGCGAGGGAGACGAGCTCTGGTTCGTATCCCGCAAGAAGGACATTATCATTCGCGGCGGCACCAACATCTCACCCGTCGAAGTGGAGCAGGCGCTGGTCGCCTCGCATCCTGCGGTCAGGGAAGCCGCGGTGGTTGGCATACCGGATGCCGTACTCGGTCAACGCATGGTCGGTTTTGTCAAGCTCGCAGACGGAGCCAAGGACACGGTCGTCTCCGAAATCCTGGGCAATGTCGCGACGCGGCTTGCATCCTACAAGGTGCCCGAGAGCCTCGAGATAATCGACGAACTGCCCCGCAACGCGCTGAGCAAGGTCGATCGCAACGCGCTGCAGGCCATCGCGGCCAAGACCGACCAGGCCGACAAAGCTGGCCCTGCGCTGATTGAAGCGATGGCGTTGCAACCTAAACAGCCCGACGCGCGGCTGCCCAGTCGCGTGGCTCGGATCAGCTAGGTCCCTCCACACAGGATTCCATGTGAACCGAAAACGGCTGACGTCGGCGACATCACGCGCCGACTCACGCCGAGACGATTTGCGCCGAACCCGGGAGATCTAAATCATGCGAAACTTGATCAGGACAATTGTGTTGCTGGCTATCTTCGGCAGTCGCGCGACGATTGCGCAGACCGTTGGAAGCGCGACATCGTCGGCGCAGTCCGCACGTGCAACCGCACCCTCTCTGCTCGTGCCCTCATTGCTGACGCAAAATACACCATTGATCGGCGCGCCGGTCGGCCACCGCCAACCGCATGCGCGTGACGTTCCATCCGAGAACCCCGGCGATCTCGAGCATATCGGGGAGGAGGATGCAGCCGTGGATCGCAAGCTCAATATTTGCCGCGGCTGCTGAGGTTATTGGCTGAATGCCCGTTGCAAATCGTATCCGCCCGCTTGGCTGCTGCGAGAGGTTCTTCCGTCTTTATTCGCTCGCCTTTCCCGTACATTTCTGTCTCGTCGCTCAAATCGGAGGCGCGTTTGATGCGGCCAGGCTCAGCGCGGCGTTCGATCAGGTTCGCAGGCGGCATCCCGCGCTGAGGGT
This genomic window contains:
- a CDS encoding peroxiredoxin-like family protein, whose amino-acid sequence is MSLQAKLDTFKADFEAGKPPYSVSRSVIETMHRATAELIASGAAQRAKKAGDVAPSFLLKDPEGNIVSSDELLEKGPLVVSFYRGVWCPYCNMELQALEAAKPAFDKYGASLLAVSPQTVPNSRKSMRQNKLTFPILSDAKGKVGAAFGLRFELPDYLVELYKGLKNDLPTFNDDPSWTLPMPARYVIGQDDTILYSEVNPDYTRRPAPEEMIPVLQRAAAVKV
- a CDS encoding ester cyclase, coding for MRQWRRARWGWHYQKRTQNGRIIDNWHIEDNLTLLQQMGVAKVAS
- a CDS encoding integrase core domain-containing protein; translation: MIGLLCYVLAVLASPFKSKLRLEAENAVLRHQLMVLRRKLHGRVRLTNNDRWFFIQLYRWVPSILQVLTIIRPETLVRWHRAGFRCYWRWKSRPQGGRPRIDTELRVLIRRMSMENPLWGAPRIHGELLKLGFEIAQSSVAKYMVKRRGPPSQGWRTFLRNHAPDIAATDLFVVPTIGFDLLYAFVIVRLDRRDLVWINVTANPTAEWVARQITEAFPWDEAPDYLIRDRDRIYGTIVTRRLRAMGIRDKPTAPASPWQNGFAERLIGSIRRECVDHIIVLGEMHLRRILRSYADYYNRVRTHRSLNKDTPVSRPVQRTGVISSRAILGGLHHHYARV
- a CDS encoding alkene reductase; its protein translation is MSTLFSPLKIGPYQLAHRVVMAPLTRMRSDPGDIPSNLMVEYYSQRASKGGLIISEATPVSIRGNGYAGAPGIYADRQIKGWRRITEAVHAKGGRIFLQLWHVGRQSHTDLQPNGEAPVAPSAIAAEGYAYTKQGDVPFSMPRALALEEIPSIIEEFRAGAERALRAGFDGVEIHGANGYLPDQFLQDGANKRTDEYGGPIGNRARFLLEITQAAISVFGADRVGVRIAPNGTYGSMSDSNPAATFGYVVTELDRLGIAYLHVVEPRIKGIEEIGKGQAPIAAQHLRQKFSRTLIAAGGFTGESAAAIVAAGDADLVAFGRHFIANPDLPERFRRSLPLNRYDRSTFYGGDGRGYIDYPTHADLATAAV
- a CDS encoding DUF1127 domain-containing protein; the encoded protein is MLVERGRREREIKKAVAALAKLDDRTLRDIGIPQRSQIEQVVRYCRDC
- a CDS encoding class I adenylate-forming enzyme family protein, whose product is MKVTPAGALMHQVQTRPKSAAFVFHEEVWTYERLAVEAESLARGMSVRGIGPGDRVAIHMVNRPEMIVAYYACFQLGAIAVPLRTAFKFAELAPILRRLRPALYLGEMSLYDNVAAVDASILALDKRFVVKGTFEDDGVQPWEALFDAPGNESLSTPPGSYKPSVLITTSGTTGEPKFVVHTPATLAETTDLLIRNWGLSDGDIMIEPLPLAHMSGLITSLAFIQFGALFVLLESFDADIVLDTVERHCCTWLAGFPAQYAAMLGCQLARPRNLKSLRICLTGADTCPVDLQERVTATFGAPLYNVWGATEVVGSLTFGLRPGPVVRVPKGARIRLVDAKGADVGNGEVGELLIRGGNVFDGYWNDPKATGESLRAGWYHTGDLMRRGEGDELWFVSRKKDIIIRGGTNISPVEVEQALVASHPAVREAAVVGIPDAVLGQRMVGFVKLADGAKDTVVSEILGNVATRLASYKVPESLEIIDELPRNALSKVDRNALQAIAAKTDQADKAGPALIEAMALQPKQPDARLPSRVARIS
- a CDS encoding alpha/beta fold hydrolase, with the protein product MNADRLIEEWRQQGRVLEVEGANTVLWRMGQGETVICVHGVPTSGFLYRKLLPELASRGFEGITLDLPGLGLADRPADFDYSWSGFATWYLKAIDAAGIRDFHFVVHDIGGPVGFEIIRRVPSRIKSLTVLNTLVDVSQFRRPWVMEPFAWPVVGWLWLQSARTPMFYVLNKTFGTRNISRAESAAYAQLLLGPDSGRAFLQIMRSFERTPAFEQGIKAALKARKFPAQIIWGKDDPALRMKKYAPYLLKALDTESYQVVYGKHFLQEDSSPAIASLIARLTSASGSAAESP